One genomic segment of Balneolaceae bacterium includes these proteins:
- a CDS encoding polysaccharide deacetylase family protein encodes MNQSQTLAEQLGYPADAKLLIIHADDLGVAHSKNAAGTSAWEQNGINSASIMVPTPWFPEIAHYANKNPRFDLGLHLTLTSEWMYYKWDGVLPSNEISTLLTDKNYFYPTVAEVVENADPTEIENEIRAQVERAYQFGLEPTHLDSHMGTLFSHPEFFEAYLRVGEEYRLPVLVPDNWIEDAMFSDEEARNRIMQLSEEYPVHVQEVIMLDSSTPESDWFEKYDSEIKNLEPGLNEILLHPAYDDAEMNAMTINYHHNFGAEWRQRDYDYFTSQRVKDLLEEEKIKLVTWREIQKLMYPDSE; translated from the coding sequence ATGAATCAATCTCAAACCCTTGCCGAACAACTGGGCTACCCAGCCGATGCTAAACTCCTTATTATCCATGCCGATGATTTAGGTGTTGCCCACTCAAAAAATGCAGCCGGTACTTCAGCCTGGGAGCAGAACGGTATCAATTCGGCCTCCATTATGGTTCCTACACCCTGGTTTCCTGAAATTGCGCACTATGCCAATAAAAATCCCAGGTTCGATTTGGGCCTGCACCTCACATTGACCTCCGAATGGATGTATTATAAGTGGGATGGCGTGCTTCCATCAAACGAAATTTCTACCCTTTTAACTGACAAAAATTACTTCTACCCAACAGTAGCTGAGGTGGTGGAAAATGCCGATCCCACTGAGATTGAAAATGAGATCCGTGCCCAGGTGGAACGTGCATACCAGTTTGGCCTTGAGCCAACTCACCTCGACAGCCATATGGGTACGTTGTTTTCTCATCCCGAATTTTTTGAAGCATACCTGCGAGTCGGAGAGGAATACAGACTTCCGGTTCTGGTTCCTGATAATTGGATTGAAGATGCGATGTTTTCTGATGAAGAGGCACGAAATCGAATTATGCAACTGTCTGAGGAGTACCCGGTACATGTACAGGAAGTGATTATGCTGGATTCAAGCACTCCTGAAAGCGATTGGTTTGAAAAATACGACAGCGAAATTAAAAACCTGGAACCTGGCTTAAACGAAATTTTGCTGCACCCCGCGTATGATGATGCCGAGATGAATGCCATGACCATAAACTACCATCATAATTTTGGTGCCGAATGGCGCCAGCGCGATTACGACTATTTTACAAGCCAACGAGTGAAAGATCTCCTTGAAGAAGAGAAGATCAAACTGGTTACATGGCGGGAAATTCAGAAATTAATGTATCCGGATTCAGAATAG
- a CDS encoding dienelactone hydrolase family protein translates to MMMNIKQVTIPIGDDDISATISKPDVAKGIVIFSHGLGSGRFSPRNVKIANQLQDAGFATLLCNLHDRQEQDADSVSFDLKKIALRLVLIVLWLKNQSQYDKLQPALFGSSTGAAVAIKVASELDGIIKALVCRGGRVDLTEEYVAKVTAPTLLIIGELDFHLIEVHRKIFKKLTAQKEMAIIPGASHLFEEPKKLEEVGKISVEWFSKFLNQPNPEHKRIDVDIEDKV, encoded by the coding sequence ATGATGATGAACATAAAGCAGGTAACCATCCCGATTGGGGATGATGATATTTCCGCAACGATTAGCAAACCGGATGTTGCAAAAGGAATTGTGATTTTTTCGCATGGTTTGGGCAGCGGACGATTCAGCCCGAGAAATGTTAAAATTGCCAACCAATTGCAAGATGCCGGTTTTGCAACACTCCTATGCAACTTGCATGATAGGCAAGAGCAGGATGCAGATTCTGTAAGTTTTGATCTCAAAAAAATAGCTTTACGCCTGGTGTTGATTGTTCTGTGGTTAAAAAATCAAAGTCAGTATGATAAGTTGCAGCCTGCTCTTTTCGGATCAAGTACAGGAGCTGCAGTAGCAATAAAAGTTGCTTCCGAGCTGGACGGGATTATCAAAGCCCTGGTATGCCGGGGAGGACGAGTTGATCTTACCGAAGAGTATGTGGCCAAAGTAACGGCTCCAACACTGCTTATTATTGGTGAGCTTGATTTTCATCTTATTGAGGTTCATAGAAAAATCTTTAAAAAACTTACTGCCCAAAAAGAGATGGCCATAATTCCGGGTGCTTCTCACCTGTTTGAAGAACCCAAAAAACTCGAAGAGGTCGGAAAAATTTCGGTTGAATGGTTTAGTAAATTTTTGAACCAACCAAACCCGGAGCACAAACGGATAGATGTAGATATTGAAGATAAAGTATAG
- a CDS encoding dodecin family protein has translation MSLAKVIEVIAEGSTMEEAVENAVIDASKTVHNIKSVYVENIQGIVEGNTIKTYRVNAKITFVLN, from the coding sequence ATGTCATTAGCAAAAGTAATAGAAGTGATAGCAGAAGGATCAACGATGGAAGAAGCCGTTGAGAATGCCGTGATTGATGCATCCAAAACCGTTCATAATATTAAGAGCGTGTATGTGGAAAACATTCAGGGGATTGTTGAAGGTAACACTATTAAAACATACAGAGTAAATGCGAAGATTACATTTGTTTTGAATTAG
- a CDS encoding DUF2267 domain-containing protein, with the protein MNTKVHFDRQCKETLMWVYDVVERTSCPEREDWAFNALRAVLHAIRDRTTLEEAFHLSAQLPVLLRGYFFEGYRPSGKREKMNAEQFLDRIRKELGPSNELSAEEALSSVLGVLHEHVSIGELDDVKQSMPKDIANLWDKEIQNAAVW; encoded by the coding sequence ATGAATACAAAGGTCCATTTTGACAGACAATGCAAAGAAACGTTAATGTGGGTTTACGATGTGGTTGAGAGAACCAGTTGCCCTGAAAGAGAAGACTGGGCTTTTAATGCATTGCGAGCTGTTTTGCATGCCATCAGAGACCGAACCACCCTTGAAGAAGCATTCCATCTTTCGGCACAACTTCCCGTGTTGTTACGGGGTTACTTTTTTGAAGGATACCGGCCATCTGGCAAACGAGAAAAAATGAACGCTGAACAATTTCTTGACAGGATACGAAAGGAGTTGGGCCCGTCCAACGAATTGTCTGCCGAGGAAGCATTAAGCTCTGTTTTGGGAGTTTTACATGAACATGTAAGTATTGGGGAGTTAGACGATGTAAAACAATCTATGCCAAAGGATATTGCAAATCTTTGGGACAAGGAAATTCAAAATGCAGCGGTTTGGTAA
- a CDS encoding putative PEP-binding protein — protein MKDIVKGLKLECRALKKVREEIGLDNVIVMIPFCRTLDEAERVLSVMADNGLNRGEKGLQIYMMCEIPSNYILAGKFAQMFDGFSIGSNDLTQLILGVDRDSREMAHLFSENDEAVKTAIREVIERAHEEETSVGFCGQAPSDNPEYAAFLVECGIDSISVVPDSVIDVIHKVTDAEKRSTRNLEYQIT, from the coding sequence GTGAAGGATATCGTGAAGGGTTTGAAGCTGGAATGCCGGGCTCTGAAAAAAGTGAGAGAAGAGATTGGTCTGGACAATGTGATCGTTATGATTCCATTTTGCCGTACGCTGGATGAAGCAGAGCGAGTGCTTTCCGTAATGGCTGATAATGGACTCAATCGGGGAGAAAAAGGCCTTCAAATATATATGATGTGTGAAATTCCGTCGAACTATATTTTAGCAGGAAAATTTGCACAAATGTTTGATGGATTTTCTATTGGCTCCAATGATCTGACACAACTCATCCTTGGAGTAGACAGAGATTCAAGAGAGATGGCCCACCTGTTCAGTGAAAATGACGAGGCTGTAAAAACAGCTATTCGCGAAGTGATTGAGCGGGCGCATGAGGAAGAAACGAGTGTAGGATTTTGCGGCCAGGCACCCAGTGATAATCCTGAATACGCCGCTTTTCTTGTAGAATGTGGTATCGACTCCATTTCAGTGGTGCCGGATAGTGTGATCGATGTGATTCATAAAGTAACGGATGCAGAAAAAAGATCGACCAGGAACTTAGAATATCAAATAACCTAA
- the ppsA gene encoding phosphoenolpyruvate synthase yields the protein MNKLSKPYIIWFSEMDIQDLPVVGGKNASLGEMIRHLKKEQISVPDGFATTSEAYWDFIHSNNLEPPVQDILKAYQNGEVELDEAGRKIRQLFLKSTFPTPLAEGIHNAYKILCKKYQEKSSKHSGNATVDVAVRSSATAEDLPNASFAGQQETYLNINGSESLLSACKSCYASLFTNRAIIYREKMGFDHLKVALSVGVQKMVRADKSSSGVMFTVDTETGFPNAIVITGAWGLGETVVKGTVNPDQYYLFKPHLSNTDYKPIIEKTLGSKEVKMIYATDKNGNTITVPTDIAERDKFVLDDEEILTLARWGVAIENHYQKAMDIEWVKEDETGKLYILQARPETIHSVAENGYFKSYNLKPGKHETLVTGVSIGSSIANGKAKLIRDATDLKDIDENTILVTEMTEPDWVPAMRRASGIVTDFGGRTCHAAIVSRELGIPAVVGTGDATQVIENGMEVTLSSAEGDAGYVYNGLLEFDVHETDLSDLPEPHTRIMLNLATPESAFKWWKLPVKGIGLARMEFIISNHIKIHPMALVHPEKIDNEDEFRKIRKLTSGYSDMKLYFVDRLASGISKIAASQYPNPVIVRTSDFKTNEYAGLIGGRHFEPHEENPMLGWRGASRYYSEGYREGFEAGMPGSEKSERRDWSGQCDRYDSILPYAG from the coding sequence ATGAATAAGCTATCTAAACCCTACATCATTTGGTTTTCTGAAATGGACATACAGGATCTGCCGGTTGTTGGCGGGAAGAATGCTTCGCTTGGGGAGATGATACGTCACCTTAAAAAAGAACAAATTTCTGTGCCGGACGGATTTGCAACAACCTCCGAAGCTTACTGGGATTTTATTCATTCCAATAATCTTGAGCCCCCCGTTCAGGATATTTTAAAAGCATATCAAAATGGAGAGGTGGAGTTGGATGAGGCGGGACGAAAAATCCGGCAATTATTTCTTAAAAGTACGTTTCCAACCCCCTTGGCAGAGGGAATTCATAATGCCTACAAAATATTATGTAAAAAATACCAGGAAAAATCTTCGAAACACTCCGGAAATGCTACTGTTGATGTAGCCGTGAGAAGCAGTGCAACAGCCGAAGATCTGCCCAATGCGAGTTTTGCAGGTCAGCAGGAAACGTATCTGAATATAAATGGATCCGAAAGTCTGTTGAGTGCCTGTAAGAGCTGCTATGCATCACTTTTCACAAATCGAGCTATTATCTATCGGGAAAAGATGGGATTCGATCACCTGAAAGTAGCTCTTTCGGTGGGCGTTCAAAAGATGGTTCGGGCAGATAAAAGCTCTTCCGGCGTAATGTTTACCGTAGATACGGAAACAGGATTTCCAAATGCCATTGTAATTACAGGAGCCTGGGGACTGGGCGAAACGGTTGTAAAAGGAACGGTAAATCCGGATCAGTACTATCTGTTTAAACCACATCTGAGCAATACAGACTATAAGCCAATCATTGAAAAAACCCTCGGTTCAAAAGAGGTAAAAATGATCTACGCCACAGATAAAAATGGAAACACAATAACTGTTCCCACAGATATTGCAGAAAGAGATAAATTTGTATTGGATGACGAAGAGATTCTGACACTGGCCCGATGGGGTGTAGCTATCGAAAACCACTATCAAAAAGCGATGGATATTGAATGGGTGAAAGAAGATGAAACCGGGAAGCTCTATATCCTTCAGGCTCGCCCCGAAACCATTCACTCAGTGGCAGAAAACGGTTATTTCAAATCTTACAATTTGAAACCCGGAAAACATGAAACACTTGTAACCGGGGTAAGCATAGGCAGCAGTATTGCAAACGGGAAAGCTAAATTGATTCGGGATGCCACCGATTTAAAAGATATTGATGAGAATACAATTCTGGTTACAGAAATGACTGAACCGGACTGGGTTCCGGCGATGAGGCGGGCCTCTGGAATTGTAACCGATTTTGGCGGTCGAACCTGCCATGCCGCTATTGTTAGCAGAGAATTGGGAATTCCTGCAGTTGTTGGAACCGGAGATGCCACACAGGTTATTGAAAACGGAATGGAGGTTACGCTATCCAGTGCCGAAGGAGATGCCGGTTATGTGTATAACGGCTTGCTTGAATTTGATGTTCATGAAACAGATCTGTCTGACCTTCCGGAGCCACATACCCGGATAATGTTGAATCTTGCCACACCCGAATCGGCATTTAAATGGTGGAAACTTCCCGTAAAAGGGATCGGGCTTGCGCGGATGGAGTTTATTATCAGCAATCATATAAAAATCCACCCGATGGCCCTGGTTCATCCCGAGAAAATTGACAATGAAGACGAATTCAGAAAAATCAGAAAACTCACGTCCGGCTACAGTGATATGAAGCTCTATTTTGTAGATCGCCTGGCAAGCGGAATTTCTAAAATAGCGGCCTCTCAATATCCAAATCCGGTGATTGTTCGCACCAGTGATTTTAAAACCAATGAATATGCAGGTTTGATTGGTGGTCGGCATTTTGAACCTCATGAAGAAAATCCAATGCTTGGCTGGAGAGGTGCTTCAAGGTACTACAGTGAAGGATATCGTGAAGGGTTTGAAGCTGGAATGCCGGGCTCTGAAAAAAGTGAGAGAAGAGATTGGTCTGGACAATGTGATCGTTATGATTCCATTTTGCCGTACGCTGGATGA
- a CDS encoding SDR family oxidoreductase — translation MMLHNKVAIITGAASGIGREVAIIFSNKDASLVLCDIDKKGVFRTAKMIENQGGRAIPVVADISNEKQVKQLIKETLREYGQLDIACNNAGVSGELATTADYSVKEWDRVMNINLKGQWLCMKHEIPAMLKNGEGSIINVSSILGTVGFANAPAYTAAKHGLIGLTKTAALEYAAKGIRINAIAPAFIETPMLEKAGITTDEEMKASVVDLHPMGRLGRPEEVADAVLWLASDESSFVTGHTLLVDGGYTVP, via the coding sequence ATGATGTTACACAATAAAGTTGCGATTATTACTGGTGCAGCATCCGGTATCGGACGAGAGGTGGCGATCATATTCTCAAATAAAGACGCTTCTTTGGTTCTTTGCGATATTGATAAAAAAGGGGTGTTCAGAACTGCCAAAATGATAGAAAATCAGGGTGGGCGAGCTATACCTGTTGTTGCTGATATTTCCAATGAAAAACAGGTAAAGCAATTAATTAAAGAAACCCTTCGTGAATATGGACAATTAGATATTGCCTGCAATAATGCCGGTGTGAGTGGCGAATTAGCAACAACAGCCGATTATTCTGTAAAAGAGTGGGACCGTGTGATGAATATTAATTTGAAAGGTCAATGGCTCTGTATGAAGCATGAAATACCGGCTATGCTGAAAAATGGTGAAGGATCTATTATTAATGTCTCATCAATTTTAGGTACGGTTGGATTTGCAAATGCACCCGCGTATACAGCTGCAAAACACGGTTTAATTGGTCTTACTAAAACGGCGGCATTGGAATATGCAGCCAAAGGAATTCGCATCAATGCCATCGCTCCCGCCTTTATTGAAACCCCCATGTTAGAAAAGGCCGGTATTACAACCGACGAGGAGATGAAAGCAAGCGTTGTGGATCTTCATCCCATGGGGCGGTTGGGCAGGCCGGAAGAAGTTGCGGATGCTGTTTTATGGCTTGCCTCTGATGAATCTTCGTTTGTAACAGGACATACGTTACTGGTAGATGGAGGATATACGGTTCCATAA
- a CDS encoding response regulator transcription factor translates to MNLGISGDNGGVMNQTFKKRILIVDDHPMMRKGLASTIQSELGYEVVYQLKTAEQVLEKLDDNDIDLMIVDVSLPGMNGIELVKNVIFQKADQKILMVSRHEESLYAERALRAGAKGYVMKFEKSETLLKAIKKILGGGIYVSEEISEKLLMNAMQGKKNSITSPVDVLSDRELEVFELIGRGKSSNEIANQLHLASKTIETYRSRIKEKLSFKNSTEMMYHAVKWVESEY, encoded by the coding sequence ATGAACCTGGGGATATCGGGAGATAATGGAGGCGTTATGAATCAAACATTTAAAAAAAGAATATTGATTGTTGATGATCATCCGATGATGCGGAAAGGACTTGCAAGCACCATTCAATCTGAACTTGGCTACGAAGTGGTGTACCAGCTGAAAACAGCTGAGCAGGTGTTGGAAAAACTGGATGATAATGATATTGATTTAATGATTGTAGATGTATCTCTTCCCGGTATGAACGGGATTGAACTTGTAAAGAATGTGATCTTCCAAAAGGCTGATCAAAAAATTTTGATGGTCTCCAGGCATGAGGAATCTCTTTATGCAGAACGCGCGTTACGAGCCGGGGCAAAAGGATATGTAATGAAATTTGAAAAAAGCGAAACCTTGCTGAAGGCTATAAAAAAAATACTTGGGGGAGGTATTTATGTTAGCGAAGAGATTTCTGAAAAACTATTAATGAATGCTATGCAGGGAAAAAAGAATTCCATTACATCTCCTGTGGATGTACTAAGTGATCGCGAACTTGAAGTATTTGAACTGATTGGGAGAGGTAAAAGCAGCAACGAAATAGCAAATCAACTACACCTGGCCTCCAAAACCATAGAAACCTATCGATCCAGGATTAAGGAAAAATTGAGCTTTAAGAACTCTACTGAGATGATGTATCATGCCGTGAAGTGGGTAGAAAGCGAGTATTAG
- a CDS encoding PAS domain S-box protein: protein MQELLTLSHLKILNSIQHGILVINSDGIIEYWNPACERIFGYKHYEIVGKSIRVLCDCKMPFKCLLERCSHDDKHNERWRGKCKDGSRIWLNVRSKTTFDEDLKNQYCVISLNSIEKLEIAKRNLKQIKALEETILETSVDAIITTNKRGDILSFNPAAVEMFGYQKEEVIGKKVHLLIPSFYSENQDLFLKRFTGLDDTITKGGKIDFKGLRKDGTIFHINLSVSEVPWKGERMFLGIIRDLSQKRELEKTVLDIANEERRRIGRDLHDGLGQMLTGTRMVAENLARKLKANEVPGADEVQEISEMINDADEYARTLSRGLVQVDLEKMGLCVALGNLANRIPKMYNINCSYTESGQVEFENPYMALHIYRIVQEAVNNAVRHAEAKAILIRLAKNKLHTSVTIEDDGKGFDPNSVQKGGSGIQIMKYRAEMLGGILDISRTEDETTRVQCIIPNNLEHFNEPGDIGR, encoded by the coding sequence ATGCAGGAATTATTAACCTTGTCTCATTTAAAGATACTGAATTCTATTCAGCACGGGATTTTGGTGATCAATTCCGATGGTATTATTGAATATTGGAACCCCGCTTGCGAACGTATATTCGGCTATAAACACTACGAAATCGTCGGGAAATCAATTCGAGTTCTGTGCGATTGTAAGATGCCTTTCAAATGCTTACTGGAAAGATGCAGCCACGATGATAAGCACAATGAAAGATGGAGGGGAAAATGTAAAGACGGCAGTCGAATTTGGCTGAATGTTCGGTCAAAGACCACGTTCGATGAGGATCTAAAAAATCAATACTGCGTGATATCGCTGAACAGCATTGAAAAGCTGGAAATTGCAAAGCGTAATCTTAAGCAGATTAAAGCTCTTGAAGAAACCATTCTCGAAACAAGCGTTGACGCAATTATAACGACCAATAAGAGAGGAGATATTTTGAGTTTTAATCCTGCCGCTGTCGAAATGTTTGGCTACCAAAAAGAGGAAGTCATTGGCAAAAAAGTACACCTGCTTATTCCCTCCTTCTACAGTGAAAATCAAGATCTGTTTCTGAAAAGATTTACAGGTTTGGACGACACGATTACAAAAGGTGGCAAAATTGATTTTAAAGGTTTACGTAAAGATGGGACAATTTTTCACATAAACCTGTCCGTAAGTGAAGTTCCCTGGAAGGGAGAACGAATGTTTTTGGGTATAATCAGGGATCTGTCCCAAAAAAGAGAGCTGGAAAAAACAGTACTGGACATTGCCAATGAGGAGCGGCGGCGAATTGGTAGGGATCTGCATGACGGCTTAGGACAAATGCTTACCGGCACCCGGATGGTTGCGGAAAATCTTGCCAGGAAACTAAAAGCTAATGAGGTTCCCGGTGCCGATGAAGTTCAGGAAATCTCAGAAATGATTAACGATGCTGATGAATATGCCCGAACCCTCTCCCGTGGCCTGGTACAGGTAGATCTGGAAAAAATGGGGCTGTGTGTTGCTTTGGGGAATTTAGCGAATCGAATTCCAAAAATGTACAACATAAACTGTTCCTATACAGAAAGTGGACAGGTTGAATTTGAGAACCCCTACATGGCACTTCATATCTACCGGATTGTACAGGAGGCGGTAAATAATGCCGTAAGACACGCTGAGGCAAAAGCGATTCTCATACGCCTTGCAAAGAATAAACTTCATACATCTGTTACTATAGAAGATGACGGTAAGGGATTTGATCCGAATTCTGTTCAGAAAGGAGGTTCAGGTATTCAAATCATGAAGTACAGGGCTGAAATGCTCGGCGGAATATTGGATATCTCTCGAACAGAAGATGAAACAACACGAGTACAATGCATCATACCAAACAATCTTGAACATTTTAATGAACCTGGGGATATCGGGAGATAA
- a CDS encoding HAD-IA family hydrolase, translated as MKNNTGRYKAIIFDMDGVIINSKDHVEEFWLQKLDEYNIDIPENEREERFHGRPARPTVNDLFAGLPEETREEIIKECGEYDASVEEYPMIPGAERFIKQCSENGIRIGLVTSALPGKVERMLAGLSYPSPFEVMITANLVENGKPNSECYCLAAEKLDLDPEDVIVFEDSVSGVKAASGAGSTVVGINENNQSDALTTAGATFVQPDFQNAEVVRDSGKIKVCPAGKRERYRFYFNP; from the coding sequence ATGAAAAATAATACCGGTCGATACAAAGCCATAATTTTTGATATGGATGGTGTGATTATCAACAGTAAAGATCATGTTGAAGAGTTTTGGCTACAAAAACTGGACGAGTACAACATTGACATACCGGAGAATGAAAGAGAGGAGAGATTTCACGGTCGGCCCGCACGCCCCACTGTTAACGATCTGTTTGCAGGTCTGCCTGAAGAGACGCGCGAAGAGATTATCAAAGAGTGTGGTGAGTATGATGCGTCTGTGGAAGAGTACCCGATGATTCCGGGCGCGGAACGTTTTATAAAACAGTGCTCAGAAAACGGAATCCGCATTGGCCTGGTAACGAGTGCTCTGCCCGGTAAAGTTGAGAGAATGCTGGCGGGATTGAGCTATCCATCTCCGTTTGAAGTGATGATCACCGCAAATCTTGTTGAAAATGGTAAGCCAAATTCCGAATGCTATTGTCTTGCAGCAGAGAAATTAGATCTGGATCCTGAGGATGTAATAGTTTTTGAAGATTCAGTTAGCGGAGTGAAAGCTGCATCCGGCGCGGGATCTACGGTTGTGGGGATCAATGAAAATAATCAATCTGATGCACTGACCACTGCAGGAGCAACATTTGTTCAGCCCGATTTTCAGAATGCAGAAGTTGTTCGGGATTCCGGAAAAATAAAGGTCTGTCCCGCCGGAAAGAGAGAGCGTTATCGGTTTTATTTTAATCCATAA
- a CDS encoding sodium-independent anion transporter yields the protein MRAGPDTDTYRDLNRYPEALTQTNTIIVRIDAALYFANIPYLREQLEILTIGSGKNLNQIIIDAIGINEVDASALRGFKELADSYEERDIEIIFTGLKGPVRDVFQRSRYSIKNYRVSIM from the coding sequence GTGCGCGCAGGCCCCGACACAGATACCTACCGGGATTTAAATCGCTATCCGGAAGCACTGACCCAAACGAATACAATTATTGTAAGAATAGACGCGGCTTTATACTTCGCAAATATTCCTTATTTAAGGGAGCAACTGGAAATACTTACAATTGGAAGCGGTAAAAATCTAAATCAGATTATTATTGATGCAATCGGCATAAACGAGGTTGATGCAAGTGCTCTGCGAGGTTTTAAAGAGCTGGCAGACAGTTACGAGGAGAGGGATATTGAGATAATTTTTACAGGACTGAAAGGCCCTGTGAGAGATGTTTTTCAGCGATCCCGGTATTCAATCAAGAACTATCGGGTCTCCATAATGTAA
- a CDS encoding long-chain fatty acid--CoA ligase, which translates to MQITQYLKQAVQIHPLRLATIDIKNNRRQTWLEFGTRVTKLAGALQSFGVKTGDRVAILTINSDVHLEYYFATIWTGGISVPLNTRLASNEIWHILDDCGAKFLIVDDSTYPTLHGNLENSSSITHTIFAGAGKSPDGLVAHETFLQSSNPVPGKDCGDEDIAMITYTGGTTGQPKGAMLTHNNIIHNSRSALAILDDDEPWTYLHAAPMYHIADCQWNTGVTMAGGTHVFLDKFDPEDVLTAIDRFKITHTALVPTMIKMLCDLSDIDSFDLSSLRKINFGGSPISPELIKKARQKFPQCEFIQGYGLTETSPNISMLPDKYNRPGNPKIESAGRPVPGMDVMIIDENGDEVPRGIIGEIITKGPHVMAGYWNDSEETERVLRNGWLHTGDLGYMDEDGFIFVVDRLKDMIITGGENVYSTEVEQVIEKLDGVEVCAVIGIPDEKWGEAVYAIVLPKINQKLSEEEIKSHCRQYLAHYKCPKSIEIRYEPLPVSGPGKILKRKLRKPFWPKDGRQVN; encoded by the coding sequence ATGCAGATTACCCAATATTTAAAACAAGCTGTGCAGATCCATCCTTTGAGACTGGCCACCATTGATATTAAAAATAACCGCCGGCAAACATGGCTGGAATTTGGCACCCGGGTTACCAAACTTGCCGGTGCCCTTCAATCATTTGGCGTAAAAACCGGGGATCGTGTAGCTATACTTACAATCAACAGCGATGTTCATTTAGAATACTATTTCGCCACCATTTGGACCGGAGGAATCTCTGTGCCATTAAATACCCGTCTGGCTTCGAATGAAATCTGGCATATTTTGGATGACTGTGGCGCTAAATTTTTAATTGTGGATGATTCCACCTATCCAACTTTACATGGAAATTTAGAAAACTCATCTTCCATTACGCATACCATTTTTGCAGGCGCGGGAAAATCGCCTGATGGCCTGGTTGCACATGAAACGTTTTTACAATCCTCTAATCCTGTGCCCGGTAAAGATTGCGGGGATGAAGATATTGCTATGATCACCTACACCGGCGGTACAACCGGTCAGCCAAAAGGAGCGATGCTCACTCACAACAACATCATCCACAATTCCCGCTCTGCACTGGCTATTTTAGATGATGACGAACCCTGGACCTATCTGCATGCCGCGCCGATGTATCACATTGCCGATTGCCAGTGGAACACCGGGGTAACGATGGCGGGAGGGACGCATGTTTTTCTTGATAAATTTGATCCTGAAGACGTTCTCACCGCGATTGATCGGTTCAAAATCACTCACACCGCATTGGTTCCCACGATGATTAAAATGTTGTGTGATCTGTCCGACATCGACTCCTTTGATCTATCCAGCCTGAGAAAAATCAACTTTGGCGGATCGCCGATCTCTCCAGAATTGATCAAAAAAGCCCGACAGAAATTCCCGCAGTGTGAATTTATCCAGGGATATGGGCTGACGGAAACCTCGCCGAATATCTCCATGTTGCCGGATAAATATAACAGGCCGGGAAATCCAAAAATTGAGTCGGCAGGGAGACCGGTTCCCGGAATGGATGTAATGATTATTGATGAAAATGGCGATGAAGTACCTCGCGGAATCATCGGTGAAATCATCACAAAAGGACCGCATGTAATGGCCGGGTACTGGAATGATTCCGAGGAGACCGAACGAGTATTGAGAAACGGCTGGCTTCACACCGGAGATTTGGGATATATGGATGAAGACGGGTTCATTTTTGTTGTGGATCGCCTGAAGGATATGATTATAACAGGCGGAGAGAATGTGTATTCTACTGAAGTGGAACAGGTTATTGAAAAACTGGATGGTGTAGAAGTTTGTGCTGTGATTGGAATTCCTGATGAAAAATGGGGAGAAGCAGTGTATGCAATTGTTCTTCCAAAAATAAATCAGAAGTTGAGTGAGGAAGAGATAAAATCACATTGCAGACAATATCTGGCCCATTATAAATGTCCAAAAAGTATTGAAATTCGCTACGAACCATTGCCGGTGAGTGGACCGGGCAAGATCTTGAAACGAAAACTTCGAAAACCGTTTTGGCCGAAGGACGGTCGACAGGTGAATTAG